From the Pseudomonas sp. SORT22 genome, one window contains:
- the dapE gene encoding succinyl-diaminopimelate desuccinylase, producing MTAPADLSPTLELACDLIRRPSVTPLDFDCQKQMMQRLGDAGFMLEPMRIEDVDNFWATHGTQEGPVLCFAGHTDVVPTGPVQAWQNDPFDALIDADGMLCGRGAADMKGSLAAMVVATERFVADYPNHRGKVAFLITSDEEGPAHHGTKAVVERLAARNERLDWCIVGEPSSTSLVGDVVKNGRRGSLGAKLTVRGVQGHVAYPHLAKNPIHLAAPALAELAAEHWDEGNAFFPPTSFQISNLNSGTGATNVVPGELTALFNFRFSTESTVEGLQQRVAAILDKHQLDWHVDWALSGLPFLTEPGDLLDAVSASIKAVTGRETKASTSGGTSDGRFIATLGTQVVELGPVNATIHQVNERILASDLDVLTEIYYQTLTRLLA from the coding sequence ATGACGGCCCCAGCCGACCTCTCGCCTACCCTTGAACTGGCCTGCGACCTGATTCGCCGTCCGTCGGTTACCCCGCTGGACTTCGACTGCCAGAAACAGATGATGCAACGCCTGGGCGATGCTGGTTTCATGCTTGAGCCGATGCGCATCGAAGACGTCGACAATTTCTGGGCCACCCATGGCACCCAGGAAGGCCCAGTGCTGTGCTTCGCCGGCCATACCGACGTGGTCCCGACCGGCCCGGTGCAGGCCTGGCAGAACGATCCGTTCGATGCCCTGATCGATGCCGACGGCATGCTCTGCGGGCGTGGCGCGGCTGACATGAAAGGCAGCCTGGCCGCCATGGTAGTGGCCACCGAGCGCTTCGTCGCCGACTACCCCAACCATCGCGGCAAGGTCGCCTTCCTGATCACCAGTGATGAAGAAGGCCCGGCCCACCACGGCACCAAGGCCGTGGTCGAGCGCCTGGCCGCGCGCAACGAGCGCCTGGACTGGTGCATCGTCGGCGAGCCGTCGAGCACCAGCCTGGTCGGTGACGTGGTCAAGAACGGCCGTCGCGGCTCGCTCGGCGCCAAGCTCACGGTGCGCGGCGTACAGGGCCACGTGGCCTATCCGCACCTGGCCAAGAACCCGATCCACCTGGCCGCTCCGGCACTTGCAGAGCTGGCTGCCGAACACTGGGACGAAGGCAATGCGTTCTTCCCGCCGACCAGCTTCCAGATCTCCAACCTCAATTCCGGCACCGGCGCCACCAACGTGGTACCGGGCGAGCTGACCGCGCTGTTCAACTTCCGCTTCTCTACCGAGTCGACGGTCGAAGGCCTGCAGCAGCGGGTTGCCGCCATCCTCGACAAGCACCAGCTCGACTGGCACGTGGACTGGGCGCTGTCGGGCCTGCCGTTCCTGACCGAGCCGGGCGATTTGCTCGACGCAGTGTCGGCCAGCATCAAGGCGGTCACCGGCCGTGAGACCAAGGCATCGACCAGCGGCGGCACCTCCGACGGGCGCTTCATCGCCACCCTCGGCACCCAGGTGGTCGAGCTGGGCCCGGTCAACGCCACCATTCACCAGGTCAACGAGCGGATCCTGGCCAGCGACCTCGATGTGCTGACCGAGATCTACTACCAGACCCTGACCCGGTTGCTTGCCTGA
- a CDS encoding putative RNA methyltransferase → MLTCPICSAALSTLDNGVACPAGHRFDRARQGYLNLLPVQHKNSRDPGDNQAMVEARRDFLNAGHYAPVARRLAELAAERAPARWLDIGCGEGYYTAQIAQALPEADGYALDISREAVKRACKRNPALTWLVASMARVPLADGSCQFLASVFSPLDWQEALRLLSPGGGLMRVGPTNEHLIELRHKLYDEVRDYSDDKHLALVPEGMHHAHSETLKLRLSLADGKARADLLAMTPHGWRASAEKRARVIDQAEPFEVTVSMRYDYFVRQD, encoded by the coding sequence ATGCTCACCTGCCCGATCTGCAGCGCCGCGCTGAGCACCCTCGACAATGGCGTGGCCTGCCCGGCCGGCCACCGTTTCGACCGTGCCCGCCAGGGTTACCTGAACCTGTTGCCGGTGCAGCACAAGAACAGCCGTGACCCGGGCGACAACCAGGCCATGGTCGAGGCCCGCCGCGACTTTCTCAACGCCGGCCATTACGCCCCGGTGGCCCGCCGCCTGGCTGAGCTTGCCGCCGAACGCGCACCCGCGCGCTGGCTGGACATCGGCTGTGGCGAGGGTTACTACACCGCGCAAATCGCCCAGGCGTTGCCCGAGGCGGACGGTTATGCCCTGGACATCTCCCGCGAGGCGGTCAAGCGCGCCTGCAAGCGCAACCCGGCGCTGACCTGGCTGGTGGCAAGCATGGCCCGGGTACCGCTGGCCGATGGCAGTTGCCAGTTCCTCGCCAGTGTCTTCAGCCCGCTGGACTGGCAAGAGGCCCTGCGCCTGCTGAGCCCCGGCGGCGGCCTGATGCGCGTCGGCCCGACCAACGAGCACCTGATCGAACTGCGCCACAAGCTCTACGATGAAGTGCGCGACTACAGCGACGACAAGCACCTGGCGCTGGTCCCCGAGGGCATGCACCACGCCCATAGCGAAACCCTGAAATTGCGCCTGAGCCTTGCCGACGGCAAGGCCCGCGCCGACCTGCTGGCCATGACCCCTCATGGCTGGCGTGCCAGCGCCGAGAAACGCGCGCGCGTCATCGACCAGGCCGAGCCTTTCGAGGTCACGGTATCGATGCGTTACGATTATTTTGTGCGCCAAGACTGA
- a CDS encoding cold-shock protein has product MSSRETGSVKWFNDAKGYGFIQREGGADVFVHYRAIRGEGHRTLLEGQQVEYNLTQGQKGLQAEDVVGL; this is encoded by the coding sequence ATGTCGTCTCGTGAGACTGGAAGTGTAAAGTGGTTCAATGACGCAAAAGGTTACGGTTTCATTCAGCGTGAAGGTGGCGCGGACGTGTTCGTTCACTACCGTGCCATCCGCGGGGAGGGGCATCGCACCCTGCTCGAGGGGCAGCAGGTCGAATACAATCTGACTCAGGGCCAGAAAGGCTTGCAGGCAGAAGACGTAGTCGGTCTGTAA
- the plsB gene encoding glycerol-3-phosphate 1-O-acyltransferase PlsB — protein sequence MTRSPLRRLIFGALRRLLYLWVRSETINQSSFTLNLDRSRPVFYALQSPSLTDLAVLDRECTKAGLPRPVLPVAVGTLHEPAAFFYLTPEPDWLGRQDKRGAPPTLARLVNAISQHAEEDAQIIPVSVFWGQSPASESSPWKLLFADSWAVTGRLRRLLTVLILGRKTRVQFSAPIHLRELVQHNKGHERTVRMAQRLLRVHFRNLKTAVIGPDISHRRNLVKGLVHDPLVRQAIADEAEREKIPLAKAEAQALRYGNEIASDYTYTAIRFLEVVLSWFWNKIYDGIKVNHIEQVQGIAPGHEVIYVPCHRSHIDYLLLSYLLFRNGLTPPHIAAGINLNMPVIGGLLRRGGAFFMRRTFKGNPLYTAVFNEYLHTLFTKGFPVEYFVEGGRSRTGRMLQPKTGMLAITLRSYLRSSRTPIVFVPVYIGYERVLEGRTYLGELRGASKKKESIFDIFKVIGALKQRFGQVAVNFGEPIRLGAFLDQQQPGWREQEHGPQFRPAWLNETTSRLGEKVAQHLNEAAAINPVNLVALALLSTSRLALDERALARVLDLYLALLRKVPYSPHTTLPEGDGLALISHVKGMDLLAEQSDALGKILYLDEQNAVLMTYYRNNVLHIFALPALLASFFQSSSRMSRELILQYTRALYPYLQSELFIRWELDELDAVVDQWLEAFVEQGLLRFENGVYLRPAPSSRQFVLLTLLARAITQTLQRFYMATALLLNSGQHTLSAEELEDLCVIMAQRLSILHGLNAPEFFDKTLFRHFIQTQIEQGVLRPDSNGKLGYHEKLSELAEGAAKRVLSAEVRLSIRQVALQRSEEATETAV from the coding sequence ATGACCCGTTCCCCCTTGCGCCGCCTGATCTTCGGCGCCCTGCGTCGCCTGTTGTACCTGTGGGTTCGCTCCGAGACCATCAACCAGTCATCCTTTACCCTGAACCTGGATCGCAGCCGGCCGGTGTTCTACGCCCTGCAGTCGCCGTCGCTCACCGACCTTGCGGTGCTCGACCGCGAATGCACCAAAGCCGGGCTGCCACGCCCGGTGCTGCCGGTCGCCGTCGGCACCCTGCACGAGCCGGCAGCGTTCTTCTACCTGACCCCGGAGCCCGACTGGCTCGGCCGCCAGGACAAGCGCGGCGCCCCGCCGACCCTGGCACGGCTGGTCAACGCCATCAGCCAGCATGCCGAAGAAGACGCGCAGATCATCCCGGTCAGCGTGTTCTGGGGCCAGTCGCCGGCCAGCGAATCCAGCCCGTGGAAGCTGCTGTTTGCCGACAGCTGGGCGGTTACCGGGCGCCTGCGGCGCTTGCTCACCGTGCTGATCCTGGGGCGCAAGACCCGCGTGCAGTTCTCGGCGCCGATCCACCTGCGCGAGCTGGTGCAGCACAACAAGGGCCACGAGCGCACCGTGCGCATGGCCCAGCGCCTGCTGCGGGTGCACTTTCGCAACCTCAAGACCGCCGTCATCGGCCCGGACATCTCCCACCGCCGCAACCTGGTCAAGGGCCTGGTCCACGACCCGCTGGTGCGCCAGGCTATCGCCGATGAAGCCGAACGCGAGAAGATCCCGCTGGCCAAAGCCGAAGCCCAGGCCCTGCGCTACGGCAACGAGATCGCCTCGGACTACACCTACACCGCCATCCGCTTCCTTGAAGTGGTGCTGAGCTGGTTCTGGAACAAGATCTACGACGGCATCAAGGTCAACCACATCGAGCAGGTGCAGGGCATCGCCCCGGGCCACGAAGTCATCTATGTGCCGTGCCACCGCAGCCATATCGACTACCTGCTGCTGTCCTACCTGCTGTTTCGCAACGGCCTGACCCCGCCGCACATCGCCGCCGGCATCAACCTCAACATGCCGGTGATCGGCGGCCTGCTGCGCCGTGGCGGGGCGTTCTTCATGCGCCGCACGTTCAAGGGCAACCCGCTGTACACCGCGGTGTTCAACGAATACCTGCACACCCTGTTCACCAAGGGCTTCCCGGTCGAGTACTTCGTCGAAGGCGGCCGCTCGCGCACCGGGCGCATGCTCCAGCCGAAAACCGGCATGCTCGCCATTACCCTGCGCAGCTACCTGCGCTCCTCGCGCACGCCAATCGTCTTCGTGCCGGTGTACATCGGTTATGAACGGGTGCTCGAAGGCCGCACCTACCTGGGCGAGCTGCGCGGGGCGAGCAAGAAAAAAGAATCTATCTTCGACATCTTCAAGGTCATCGGCGCGCTCAAGCAGCGCTTCGGCCAGGTGGCAGTCAACTTCGGCGAGCCGATCCGCCTCGGCGCCTTCCTCGACCAGCAGCAACCCGGCTGGCGCGAACAGGAGCACGGCCCGCAGTTCCGCCCGGCCTGGCTCAACGAAACCACCTCGCGCCTGGGCGAGAAAGTCGCCCAGCACCTGAACGAGGCGGCGGCGATCAACCCGGTCAACCTGGTGGCCCTGGCGCTGCTCTCCACCAGCCGCCTGGCCCTGGACGAGCGCGCCCTGGCGCGGGTGCTGGACCTGTACCTGGCGCTGCTGCGCAAGGTGCCCTACTCGCCGCACACCACCCTGCCCGAAGGCGATGGCCTGGCGCTGATCAGCCACGTCAAGGGCATGGACCTGCTGGCCGAGCAAAGCGATGCGCTGGGCAAAATCCTCTACCTGGACGAGCAGAACGCCGTCCTGATGACTTACTACCGCAACAACGTGCTGCACATCTTCGCCCTGCCAGCCTTGCTGGCGAGCTTCTTCCAGAGCAGCTCGCGGATGAGCCGCGAACTGATCCTGCAGTACACCCGGGCCTTGTACCCGTACCTGCAATCGGAGCTGTTCATTCGCTGGGAGCTCGATGAGCTGGACGCGGTGGTCGACCAGTGGCTGGAGGCCTTCGTCGAACAGGGCCTGCTGCGCTTCGAGAACGGCGTGTACCTGCGCCCGGCACCGAGTTCGCGGCAGTTCGTGCTGCTGACCTTGCTGGCCCGGGCCATCACCCAGACCCTGCAGCGCTTCTACATGGCTACCGCGTTGCTGCTCAACAGCGGCCAGCACACCCTGAGCGCCGAAGAGCTGGAAGACCTGTGCGTGATCATGGCCCAGCGCCTGTCGATTCTGCATGGCCTGAACGCCCCGGAGTTCTTCGACAAAACCCTGTTCCGCCACTTCATCCAGACCCAGATCGAGCAAGGCGTATTGCGCCCGGACAGCAACGGCAAACTTGGCTACCACGAAAAACTCAGCGAACTGGCCGAGGGCGCGGCCAAGCGCGTGCTGTCGGCAGAGGTGCGCCTGTCGATTCGCCAGGTCGCCCTGCAGCGCAGCGAAGAAGCCACCGAAACTGCGGTATAG
- a CDS encoding YbaY family lipoprotein encodes MKKLSLILLGSLLAACSSTPEAPKASLDGEVFYLQRIALPPAATLSVALQDVSLMDAPAVTLASQSGPVKGNVPLPFHLSYDPAQVKPGHRYAVSARIELDGKLLFINTEHHGVQLDGNDPQPVRIKVDAVR; translated from the coding sequence ATGAAAAAACTGTCCCTGATCCTTCTTGGCAGCCTGCTGGCCGCGTGCAGCAGCACCCCTGAAGCCCCCAAGGCCAGCCTCGACGGCGAGGTCTTCTACCTGCAACGCATCGCCCTGCCGCCCGCCGCCACCCTGAGCGTGGCCCTGCAGGACGTGTCGCTGATGGACGCCCCCGCCGTTACCCTGGCCAGCCAGAGCGGCCCGGTCAAAGGCAATGTGCCGCTGCCCTTCCACCTGAGCTACGACCCGGCCCAGGTCAAGCCCGGCCACCGCTATGCAGTGAGCGCGCGGATCGAACTGGACGGCAAGCTGCTGTTCATCAACACCGAGCACCATGGCGTGCAACTTGATGGCAACGACCCGCAGCCGGTACGCATCAAGGTCGATGCCGTTCGTTGA
- a CDS encoding DUF4197 domain-containing protein — translation MFRPALTFTGLCAGLLLSASALALSLGDLSQKDASTGLKDALTQGAQVAVKQLGTPGGFSNNPDVRIELPGNLGKVAKKMKAFGMGAQVDQLETSMNKAAEAAVPQAQALLVDAVKKMTVDDAKGILSGGNDSATQYLSKTSREQIRAKFLPIVKKATDQVGLAQQYNNFAGQAATLGVLDAKNANVEGYVTEQALNGLFEMIAKQEETIRQNPAAAATSIAKKVFGAL, via the coding sequence ATGTTCCGCCCCGCTCTAACCTTCACCGGCCTGTGCGCCGGCCTGTTGCTGTCGGCCAGCGCCCTGGCGCTGTCGCTCGGCGACCTCTCGCAAAAAGATGCCTCCACCGGCCTCAAAGACGCCCTGACCCAGGGTGCCCAGGTAGCGGTGAAACAACTGGGTACCCCGGGTGGCTTCAGCAATAACCCGGATGTGCGCATCGAACTGCCCGGCAACCTGGGCAAAGTCGCCAAGAAGATGAAAGCCTTCGGCATGGGCGCCCAGGTCGATCAGCTGGAAACCAGCATGAACAAGGCCGCCGAGGCCGCCGTGCCGCAAGCCCAGGCGCTGCTGGTGGATGCCGTGAAGAAGATGACCGTGGACGATGCCAAGGGCATCCTCAGCGGCGGCAACGACTCGGCTACCCAATACCTGAGCAAAACCAGCCGCGAGCAGATCCGCGCCAAGTTCCTGCCGATCGTCAAGAAAGCCACCGACCAGGTCGGCCTGGCCCAGCAGTACAACAACTTTGCCGGGCAAGCAGCGACCCTGGGCGTGCTCGATGCCAAGAACGCCAACGTCGAAGGCTACGTGACCGAACAAGCGCTCAACGGCCTGTTCGAGATGATTGCCAAGCAGGAAGAAACCATCCGCCAGAACCCGGCGGCGGCAGCTACCAGCATTGCCAAGAAGGTGTTTGGCGCGCTGTAA
- a CDS encoding efflux RND transporter permease subunit has product MGFNLSAWALRNRQIVLFLMILLAVVGALSYTKLGQSEDPPFTFKAMVIRTNWPGASAEEVSRQVTERIEKKLMETGEYEKIVSFSRPGESQVTFMARDSMHSADIPELWYQIRKKVADIRHTLPQGIQGPFFNDEFGTTFGNIYALTGDGFDYAVLKDYADRVQIQLQRVKDVGKVELLGLQDEKIWIELSNLKLATLGLPLAAVQQALEEQNAVSTAGFFETPSERLQLRVSGRFTTVEQIQQFPIRVGDRTFRIGDVAEVRRGFNDPPAPRMRFMGEDAIGLAVSMKAGGDILVLGKALETEFARIAHNLPAGMELRKVSDQPAAVKTGVGEFVQVLVEALAIVLLVSFFSLGMRTGLVVALAIPLVLAMTFAAMYYFGIGLHKISLGALVLALGLLVDDAIIAVEMMAIKMEQGFDRFKAASYAWTSTAFPMLTGTLITAAGFLPIATAQSGTGEYTRSIFQVVTIALLASWVAAVVFVPYLGERLLPDLAKLHAAKHGTAEGGPDPYGTPFYQRVRRLVGWCVERRKTVIVATIALFVGSILLFRFVPQQFFPASGRLELMVDLKLAEGASLSNTADQVKRLEALLKERAGIDNYVAYVGTGSPRFYLPLDQQLPAPSFAQFVVLAKTIEEREQLRSWLIATLDEQFPDLRSRVTRLENGPPVGYPVQFRVTGEHIEQVRALARKVAAKVRENPHVVNVHLDWEEPSKVVYLNIDQDRARALGVSTANLAKFLQSSLTGSAVSQFREDNELIEILLRGTQQERSELANLPSLAVPTDNGRSVALSQVATLEYGFEEGVIWHRNRLPNVTVRADIYGKEQPVTLVKQILPTLDPIRAELPDGYLLDVGGTVEDSTRGQKSVNAGVPLFIVVVLTLLMLQLRSFSRTVMVFLTAPLGLIGVTLFLLVFRQPFGFVAMLGTIALSGMIMRNSVILVDQIEQDIAAGLDRWQAIIEATVRRFRPIVLTALAAVLAMIPLSRSVFFGPMAVAIMGGLIVATALTLLFLPALYAAWFRVRKSS; this is encoded by the coding sequence ATGGGTTTCAACCTTTCCGCCTGGGCCCTGCGCAATCGGCAGATCGTGCTGTTCCTGATGATTTTGCTGGCTGTGGTCGGCGCGCTGTCCTACACCAAGCTGGGGCAGAGCGAAGACCCTCCGTTTACCTTCAAGGCCATGGTCATTCGCACCAACTGGCCAGGGGCCAGCGCCGAGGAAGTCTCACGCCAGGTCACCGAGCGTATCGAAAAGAAGCTGATGGAAACCGGCGAGTACGAGAAGATCGTCTCGTTCTCGCGGCCCGGTGAATCGCAGGTCACCTTTATGGCCCGCGACTCGATGCATTCGGCCGATATCCCCGAGCTCTGGTACCAGATCCGCAAGAAGGTTGCCGATATCCGCCACACCTTGCCGCAGGGTATCCAGGGGCCGTTCTTCAACGATGAGTTCGGCACCACCTTCGGCAATATCTACGCGCTGACCGGTGACGGCTTCGATTACGCCGTGCTCAAGGACTACGCCGACCGCGTGCAGATCCAGTTGCAGCGGGTCAAGGATGTCGGCAAGGTCGAGCTGCTTGGCCTGCAGGACGAGAAGATCTGGATCGAGCTGTCCAACCTCAAGCTGGCCACCCTCGGCCTGCCCCTGGCAGCGGTGCAACAGGCGCTGGAAGAACAGAACGCGGTGAGCACCGCAGGCTTCTTCGAGACGCCGAGCGAGCGCCTGCAACTGCGGGTCAGCGGGCGCTTTACCACGGTCGAGCAGATCCAGCAGTTCCCGATCCGGGTCGGTGACCGCACTTTCCGTATCGGCGATGTTGCCGAGGTGCGCCGGGGCTTCAACGATCCGCCCGCGCCGCGCATGCGCTTCATGGGCGAGGACGCCATCGGCCTGGCGGTGTCGATGAAGGCTGGCGGTGACATTCTGGTGCTGGGCAAGGCGCTGGAAACCGAGTTCGCCCGCATTGCCCACAACCTGCCGGCCGGCATGGAGCTGCGCAAGGTCTCCGACCAGCCAGCGGCGGTGAAGACCGGCGTCGGCGAGTTCGTTCAGGTGCTGGTTGAAGCGCTGGCCATTGTCTTGCTGGTGAGCTTCTTCTCGCTGGGCATGCGCACCGGCCTGGTGGTGGCCCTGGCCATTCCGCTGGTGCTGGCGATGACCTTTGCCGCCATGTACTACTTCGGCATCGGTTTGCACAAGATCTCCCTCGGCGCGTTGGTGCTGGCCCTGGGCTTGCTGGTGGATGATGCGATCATTGCCGTGGAGATGATGGCGATCAAGATGGAGCAGGGTTTCGACCGGTTCAAGGCCGCCAGCTACGCCTGGACCAGCACCGCCTTCCCGATGCTCACCGGCACCCTGATCACCGCCGCAGGCTTCTTGCCGATTGCCACCGCGCAATCCGGCACGGGTGAATACACCCGTTCGATCTTCCAGGTGGTGACCATCGCCTTGCTCGCCTCCTGGGTTGCCGCGGTGGTGTTCGTGCCGTACCTGGGTGAGCGGTTGTTGCCTGACCTGGCCAAGCTGCATGCGGCCAAGCACGGCACCGCCGAAGGCGGCCCTGACCCTTACGGCACGCCGTTCTACCAGCGCGTGCGGCGCCTGGTGGGCTGGTGCGTGGAGCGGCGCAAGACGGTGATCGTGGCGACCATCGCGCTGTTTGTCGGCAGCATCTTGCTGTTCCGTTTCGTGCCCCAGCAGTTCTTCCCGGCTTCCGGGCGCCTGGAACTGATGGTCGATCTGAAGCTGGCCGAAGGCGCCTCGCTGAGCAACACCGCCGATCAGGTCAAGCGCCTGGAAGCGCTGCTCAAGGAACGCGCCGGCATCGACAACTATGTGGCCTATGTCGGCACCGGCTCGCCGCGGTTCTACTTGCCACTCGACCAGCAACTGCCGGCGCCGAGTTTCGCCCAGTTCGTGGTGCTGGCGAAAACCATCGAGGAGCGCGAACAGCTGCGTAGCTGGCTGATCGCAACCCTCGACGAGCAGTTCCCCGACCTGCGTTCGCGGGTCACGCGCCTGGAAAACGGCCCGCCGGTGGGTTACCCGGTACAGTTCCGGGTCACTGGTGAGCACATCGAGCAGGTGCGTGCCCTGGCCCGCAAAGTGGCCGCCAAGGTGCGCGAGAACCCCCACGTGGTCAACGTTCACCTGGACTGGGAAGAGCCGAGCAAGGTGGTCTACCTGAACATCGACCAGGACCGCGCCCGCGCCCTGGGGGTGAGCACGGCGAACCTGGCGAAGTTCCTGCAAAGCTCGCTGACCGGCTCGGCTGTCAGCCAGTTCCGCGAGGACAACGAGCTGATCGAGATCCTCCTGCGCGGTACCCAGCAGGAGCGCAGCGAACTTGCCAACCTGCCGAGCCTGGCGGTGCCTACCGACAATGGCCGCAGTGTGGCGCTGTCGCAGGTGGCAACCCTGGAATACGGCTTTGAAGAAGGTGTGATCTGGCACCGCAACCGCCTGCCCAACGTCACCGTGCGCGCCGACATCTATGGCAAGGAACAGCCGGTCACCCTGGTCAAGCAGATCCTGCCGACCCTGGACCCGATACGTGCCGAGCTGCCCGATGGCTACCTGCTGGACGTGGGTGGCACAGTGGAGGACTCCACTCGTGGGCAGAAATCGGTGAACGCCGGGGTGCCGTTGTTCATCGTCGTGGTCCTGACCCTGCTGATGCTGCAACTGCGCAGTTTCTCGCGCACGGTGATGGTGTTCCTCACCGCGCCCCTGGGGTTGATCGGCGTGACCCTGTTCCTGCTGGTGTTCCGCCAGCCGTTCGGTTTTGTCGCGATGCTCGGGACCATCGCCCTGTCGGGGATGATCATGCGCAACTCGGTGATCCTGGTCGATCAGATCGAGCAGGACATCGCTGCCGGGCTGGACCGCTGGCAGGCGATTATCGAGGCGACAGTAAGGCGCTTCCGGCCAATCGTGCTGACCGCCCTGGCGGCGGTGCTGGCGATGATCCCGCTGTCACGCAGCGTGTTCTTCGGGCCGATGGCGGTGGCGATCATGGGTGGCTTGATCGTGGCGACGGCGTTGACGCTGTTGTTCCTGCCGGCGCTGTATGCGGCGTGGTTCAGGGTCAGAAAGAGCAGTTGA